Genomic window (Candidatus Desulfofervidus auxilii):
TGCAGAAGGATTAATTCTTGCAGAACCATTTATTAAAGATGATTGTATTCTTTATCTATTAGGAGATAATATTTTCTTTGGGCATGATTTACCTAAAATAATGGAGTCTGCTAAAAATGAAATAGAGAAAAACGGAGGAGCTTATATATTTGGATATTATGTTCCTGATCCTGAAAGATTTGGAATTGTGGAATTTGATAAAGAAGGAAAAGTAATTTCTTTAGAAGAAAAACCTAAAAAACCAAAATCTAATTGGGCAGTAGTTGGAATGTATTTTTATG
Coding sequences:
- a CDS encoding NTP transferase domain-containing protein codes for the protein MKAIILAGGSGTRLYPVTQIINKHLLPIYNKPMIYYPLSLAMLLKIREVIFVINPEDEPFYKKIFNHGEKLGMKINWVIQKKPRGLAEGLILAEPFIKDDCILYLLGDNIFFGHDLPKIMESAKNEIEKNGGAYIFGYYVPDPERFGIVEFDKEGKVISLEEKPKKPKSNWAVVGMYFY